A region of Vigna radiata var. radiata cultivar VC1973A chromosome 10, Vradiata_ver6, whole genome shotgun sequence DNA encodes the following proteins:
- the LOC106774484 gene encoding inositol-phosphate phosphatase isoform X1, whose amino-acid sequence MNLFIENVRLIVGGAVHANTSSRIKAEALLHHFISPPSSLSVSFSHRQRLKKKMVDIDNDSLSEFLASAVHAAQKAGEIIRKGFYQTKHVEHKGQVDLVTETDKACEELIFNHLKQLYPTHKFIGEETTAAYGTSELTDEPTWIVDPLDGTTNFVHGFPFVCVSIGLTIGKIPTIGVVFNPIINELFTGIRGKGAFLNGDPIKVSSQTELISSLLATEVGTKRDKETVDESTNRIKSLLFKVRSLRMSGSCALNLCGIACGRLDIFFELGFGGPWDVAGGAVIVREAGGVVFDPSGADFDITSQRVAASNPFLKDAFVDALRHMV is encoded by the exons atgaatttatttattgaaaatgtgCGATTGATCGTTGGTGGCGCGGTACATGCAAACACAAGTTCAAGAATAAAAGCAGAGGCTCTGCTACATCATTTCATTTCGCCACCTTCTTCACTCTCAGTCTCTTTCTCTCACAGACAAcgattgaagaagaaaatggttgaCATTGACAATG ATTCGCTCTCGGAATTCCTCGCATCTGCGGTTCACGCGGCTCAGAAAGCTGGCGAG ATTATTCGAAAAGGGTTCTACCAGACCAAACACGTGGAACACAAAGGACAG GTTGATTTGGTCACAGAAACCGATAAAGCATGTGAAGAGCTCATATTTAATCATCTCAAACAGCTCTATCCCACTCACAAG TTCATTGGTGAAGAAACCACAGCTGCCTATGGCACTTCCGAACTCACAGATGAACCCACATGGATAGTTGATCCCCTGGATGGAACTACTAACTTTGTACATGG GTTCCCCTTCGTTTGTGTCTCCATTGGTCTCACAATTGGAAAAATTCCCACAATTGGCGTTGTATTCAATCCAATTATTAATGAG CTTTTTACTGGGATCCGTGGAAAGGGTGCCTTTTTAAATGGGGATCCTATAAAAG TATCCTCACAAACTGAACTGATTAGCTCTCTTCTTGCAACTGAG GTTGGAACAAAACGTGACAAAGAAACAGTAGATGAATCTACTAATAGGATTAAAAGCTTGCTTTTCAAG GTGAGATCTCTTCGAATGAGTGGCTCCTGCGCTCTGAATCTTTGTGGAATTGCATGTGGAAGACTGGACATATTTTTTGAACTTGGCTTTGGTGGTCCTTG gGATGTGGCAGGTGGTGCTGTCATTGTTAGAGAAGCTGGAGGAGTTGTGTTTGATCC GTCTGGTGCAGATTTTGACATAACATCTCAGCGAGTAGCAGCTTCAAACCCTTTCTTAAAGGATGCATTTGTTGATGCTCTGCGCCATATGGTGTGA
- the LOC106776144 gene encoding cytochrome b561 and DOMON domain-containing protein At5g47530-like, whose product MVGKLLVVRFVLAISLFSSLLLTTSAQSQTCSNHTFTENRVFRTCRDLPHLSSYLHWTYDQASGRLDIAFRHSGISDTDRWVSWAINPNGDLTSSMIGAQALVAISQSGGAPTVYTSSIQGYSTQLAEGNISYPHTNLTATRQNNEITIYATLTLPSNTASLVHLWNDGSLSGSTPQSHSMSNIQSKESLDLLSGVSQAGSSGGSLRRRRNVHGILNAMSWGTLMPLGAIIARYLKVFKSADPAWFYLHVTCQTSAYIVGVAGWGTGLKLGSDSAGVTYDTHRALGITLFCLGTLQVFALLLRPNKDHKIRIYWNFYHYAIGYATIIISIINIFKGFDALEVSVGDRYNDWKHAYIGIIAALGGIAVLLEAYTWFIVLKRKKSANKTAHGINGTNGVNGYGSSAQHV is encoded by the exons ATGGTTGGAAAGCTGTTGGTGGTGAGGTTTGTTTTGGCCATATCTCTGTTCAGCTCTCTCCTTCTGACAACCTCGGCACAGTCACAGACATGCTCGAACCATACCTTCACTGAGAACAGGGTGTTTCGCACGTGCCGTGATCTTCCTCACTTAAGCTCTTATCTTCATTGGACTTATGATCAGGCCTCAGGCAGGTTGGACATAGCATTCAGACACTCTGGAATCTCCGACACAGACAGGTGGGTTTCGTGGGCTATAAATCCCAACGGTGACCTCACTTCATCTATGATTGGAGCACAGGCTCTGGTGGCTATCTCACAATCTGGTGGCGCCCCAACAGTATACACTTCTTCCATCCAAGGTTACTCTACCCAGTTGGCAGAGGGAAACATCTCTTATCCTCACACTAACTTGACGGCTACCCGTCAGAATAATGAGATCACCATCTATGCCACCCTCACTCTTCCAAGCAATACCGCTAGTTTGGTCCATCTTTGGAATGACGGTTCTCTCTCTGGTTCTACCCCTCAATCGCACTCTATGTCCAACATCCAATCTAAGGAAAGTTTGGATCTTCTTTCTGGTGTCAGTCAAGCAGGATCAAGTGGGGGTTCACttcgaagaagaagaaat GTCCATGGAATTCTAAATGCTATGAGCTGGGGGACTTTGATGCCCCTTGGTGCCATCATAGCTAGGTATTTGAAGGTGTTCAAATCTGCTGACCCTGCTTGGTTTTACCTTCACGTTACCTGCCAAACCTCTGCATACATAGTTGGTGTTGCTGGTTGGGGAACCGGTCTCAAGCTTGGCAGTGACTCGGCTGGTGTTACGTACGACACCCATAGAGCACTCGGAATCACCCTCTTCTGCCTTGGAACCCTTCAG GTTTTTGCTCTGCTTTTGAGGCCCAACAAGGATCACAAAATCAGAATCTACTGGAACTTTTACCACTACGCCATCGGATACGCGACCATAATTATCAGTATCATCAACATATTTAAAGGGTTCGATGCGTTGGAGGTTTCCGTAGGGGATCGCTACAATGACTGGAAGCATGCTTACATTGGCATTATTGCAGCTTTGGGTGGTATCGCTGTGCTTTTGGAGGCTTACACATGGTTCATTGTGTTGAAGAGGAAGAAATCAGCGAACAAGACAGCACATGGTATCAATGGAACAAATGGAGTTAATGGGTATGGTTCTAGTGCACAGCATGTGTAG
- the LOC106774484 gene encoding inositol-phosphate phosphatase isoform X2: protein MVDIDNDSLSEFLASAVHAAQKAGEIIRKGFYQTKHVEHKGQVDLVTETDKACEELIFNHLKQLYPTHKFIGEETTAAYGTSELTDEPTWIVDPLDGTTNFVHGFPFVCVSIGLTIGKIPTIGVVFNPIINELFTGIRGKGAFLNGDPIKVSSQTELISSLLATEVGTKRDKETVDESTNRIKSLLFKVRSLRMSGSCALNLCGIACGRLDIFFELGFGGPWDVAGGAVIVREAGGVVFDPSGADFDITSQRVAASNPFLKDAFVDALRHMV from the exons atggttgaCATTGACAATG ATTCGCTCTCGGAATTCCTCGCATCTGCGGTTCACGCGGCTCAGAAAGCTGGCGAG ATTATTCGAAAAGGGTTCTACCAGACCAAACACGTGGAACACAAAGGACAG GTTGATTTGGTCACAGAAACCGATAAAGCATGTGAAGAGCTCATATTTAATCATCTCAAACAGCTCTATCCCACTCACAAG TTCATTGGTGAAGAAACCACAGCTGCCTATGGCACTTCCGAACTCACAGATGAACCCACATGGATAGTTGATCCCCTGGATGGAACTACTAACTTTGTACATGG GTTCCCCTTCGTTTGTGTCTCCATTGGTCTCACAATTGGAAAAATTCCCACAATTGGCGTTGTATTCAATCCAATTATTAATGAG CTTTTTACTGGGATCCGTGGAAAGGGTGCCTTTTTAAATGGGGATCCTATAAAAG TATCCTCACAAACTGAACTGATTAGCTCTCTTCTTGCAACTGAG GTTGGAACAAAACGTGACAAAGAAACAGTAGATGAATCTACTAATAGGATTAAAAGCTTGCTTTTCAAG GTGAGATCTCTTCGAATGAGTGGCTCCTGCGCTCTGAATCTTTGTGGAATTGCATGTGGAAGACTGGACATATTTTTTGAACTTGGCTTTGGTGGTCCTTG gGATGTGGCAGGTGGTGCTGTCATTGTTAGAGAAGCTGGAGGAGTTGTGTTTGATCC GTCTGGTGCAGATTTTGACATAACATCTCAGCGAGTAGCAGCTTCAAACCCTTTCTTAAAGGATGCATTTGTTGATGCTCTGCGCCATATGGTGTGA